A portion of the Ricinus communis isolate WT05 ecotype wild-type chromosome 10, ASM1957865v1, whole genome shotgun sequence genome contains these proteins:
- the LOC8288448 gene encoding phytyl ester synthase 1, chloroplastic isoform X2, with amino-acid sequence MLSSGSVAVNGTSFIGRIENNGALNGGSTTTKKEEGRVLIDGGNGRLKSRVEKKQVKNVSQDFEVLWDDGYGTKTAKDYLEGAKEMNRLDDGPPRWFSPIESGQPLKDSPTLLFLPGLDGVGLGLTLHHKALGKVFEVWCLHIPVYNRTPFEGLVKFVEETVRLEHALFPDKPIYLVGDSFGGCLALAVAARNPKIDFVVILANPATSFGRSQLQPLLPVLEAFPEGLHNAVPYLLSFVMGNPLKMAMVDVEYILPPRLKIEQLSGNLTALLPYLSGLADIIPKDTLVWKLKLLKSAAAYTNSRLHAVKAEVLVLASGADYMLPSADEAKRLKNSLQNCIVRHFKDNGHTLLLEDGINLLTIIKGTGKYRRSRRIDFVSDFLPPSMSEFKRGFYEISGLLRFVTGAALFSTLDDGRIVRGLAGVPNKGPVILVGYHMLMGLELYSLYEEFLREKNIALRGLAHPIISNGRLEELTNEFSVSDWMQVMGALPVTPSNLFKLLSTKSHVLLYPGGAREALHYKGEQYKLFWPDQPEFVRMAARFGATIVPFGSVGEDDIAELALDYNDLMKIPVLNDYIRESTRSAIRIRDPSQGEVGNQELFIPGLLPKVPGRFYFLFGKPIETKGKEELLKDKGYANELYLQVKSEVKRNMDYLLKKRETDPYRSIIDRTLYRALYSPLNEVPAFDP; translated from the exons ATGCTGTCATCTGGTTCAGTTGCGGTGAATGGAACTTCTTTCATTGGGAGAATAGAGAACAACGGAGCACTTAATGGTGGCAGTACCactacaaagaaagaagagggTAGAGTTTTGATTGATGGAGGAAATGGGAGATTAAAGTCTAGAGTTGAGAAAAAGCAGGTGAAAAATGTTTCTCAAGATTTTGAAGTTCTGTGGGATGATGGATATGGAACCAAGACAGCGAAGGATTATCTTGAAGGAGCCAAGGAGATGAATAGGCTTGATGACGGACCACCTAGGTGGTTTAGCCCCATTGAGAGTGGGCAACCTTTAAAAGATTCTCCAACTCTTCTGTTTTTGCCTG GGCTTGATGGTGTTGGCTTGGGACTTACTTTGCACCATAAAGCTCTGGGAAA GGTATTTGAAGTTTGGTGCCTTCATATTCCAGTCTACAACAGAACACCATTTGAAG GACTGGTGAAATTTGTTGAGGAAACAGTCAGGCTTGAGCATGCCTTGTTCCCAGATAAGCCGATTTATCTAGTCGGAGATTCCTTTGGAGGATGTCTAGCACTTGCTGTTGCTGCCCGTAATCCCAAAATTGACTTTGTAGTGATACTAGCCAATCCAG ctACATCATTCGGCAGATCACAGCTGCAACCATTGCTTCCTGTCTTGGAAGCATTCCCTGAAGGATTACATAATGCAGTTCCCTATCTTCTTAGCTTTGTAATGG GTAATCCATTGAAGATGGCAATGGTTGATGTCGAATATATACTTCCTCCTAGATTAAAAATCGAACAGCTGTCTGGGAATCTTACTGCTTTGCTACCATATCTTTCT GGTTTGGCTGATATTATTCCCAAGGATACTCTTGTTTGGAagttaaaattactaaaatcaGCTGCTGCTTATACCAATTCCCGTCTTCATGCTGTAAAAGCTGAAGTGCTAGTGCTTGCTAG TGGCGCAGATTATATGCTTCCTAGTGCAGATGAAGCTAAGCGTCTTAAAAATTCATTACAGAATTGTATAGTTCGCCACTTCAAAGACAATGGGCATACACTTCTGCTG GAAGATGGCATTAATTTGCTCACTATTATTAAAGGTACTGGCAAATATCGTCGCTCAAGGAGAATTGATTTTGTCTCAGACTTTCTGCCACCTAGCATGTCAGAATTCAAGCGTGGCTTTTATGAAATATCTGG GTTATTACGCTTTGTTACAGGTGCTGCTTTGTTCTCAACTCTGGATGACGGAAGGATAGTGAGAGGTCTTGCTGGGGTTCCAAATAAAGGTCCTGTTATATTAGTTGGTTACCATATGCTGATGGGACTCGAACTTTATTCCCTCTATGAAGAGTTTCTGAGAGAGAAGAACATTGCACTTCGTGGTTTAGCACATCCAATAATATCCAATGGAAGGCTTGAAGAGTTAACTAATGAATTTTCTGTTTCTGATTGGATGCAAGTTATGGGTGCTTTACCTGTTACACCAAGCAATCTTTTCAAATTGCTTTCTACAAAATCACACGTGCTTCTTTATCCTGGGGGTGCACGGGAGGCTCTGCATTACAAG GGTGAACAGTATAAGTTATTTTGGCCTGATCAACCAGAGTTTGTGAGAATGGCTGCGAGGTTTGGAGCCACAATTGTACCATTTGGATCTGTAGGAGAAGATGATATAGCAGAA TTGGCTCTTGACTACAATGATCTAATGAAAATCCCTGTGCTTAATGACTACATAAGAGAGTCCACCCGCAGCGCTATAAGAATCAG GGATCCGAGTCAAGGCGAAGTTGGCAACCAAGAACTGTTTATCCCAGGGCTTTTGCCTAAGGTACCTGGCCGCTTTTACTTTCTGTTCGGGAAGCCCATAGAAACAAAGGGGAAGGAAGAGCTGCTGAAAGACAAAGGTTATGCAAATGAACTTTATTTGCAGGTAAAATCTGAAGTTAAACGCAATATGGACTACTTGTTAAAGAAGAGAGAGACAGACCCTTATAGGAGTATTATTGATAGAACACTATATCGTGCATTATATTCTCCTTTAAATGAAGTTCCAGCATTTGATCCTTGA
- the LOC8288448 gene encoding phytyl ester synthase 1, chloroplastic isoform X1: MASVVSFRVSPYYLLNSEIKPRLQVRVQSLDGSDSTMLSSGSVAVNGTSFIGRIENNGALNGGSTTTKKEEGRVLIDGGNGRLKSRVEKKQVKNVSQDFEVLWDDGYGTKTAKDYLEGAKEMNRLDDGPPRWFSPIESGQPLKDSPTLLFLPGLDGVGLGLTLHHKALGKVFEVWCLHIPVYNRTPFEGLVKFVEETVRLEHALFPDKPIYLVGDSFGGCLALAVAARNPKIDFVVILANPATSFGRSQLQPLLPVLEAFPEGLHNAVPYLLSFVMGNPLKMAMVDVEYILPPRLKIEQLSGNLTALLPYLSGLADIIPKDTLVWKLKLLKSAAAYTNSRLHAVKAEVLVLASGADYMLPSADEAKRLKNSLQNCIVRHFKDNGHTLLLEDGINLLTIIKGTGKYRRSRRIDFVSDFLPPSMSEFKRGFYEISGLLRFVTGAALFSTLDDGRIVRGLAGVPNKGPVILVGYHMLMGLELYSLYEEFLREKNIALRGLAHPIISNGRLEELTNEFSVSDWMQVMGALPVTPSNLFKLLSTKSHVLLYPGGAREALHYKGEQYKLFWPDQPEFVRMAARFGATIVPFGSVGEDDIAELALDYNDLMKIPVLNDYIRESTRSAIRIRDPSQGEVGNQELFIPGLLPKVPGRFYFLFGKPIETKGKEELLKDKGYANELYLQVKSEVKRNMDYLLKKRETDPYRSIIDRTLYRALYSPLNEVPAFDP; this comes from the exons ATGGCATCAGTTGTTTCATTCCGAGTATCACcttattatttgttaaattcaGAAATTAAGCCTCGGTTGCAAGTGAGAGTTCAGAGTTTAGATGGTAGTGATTCGACAATGCTGTCATCTGGTTCAGTTGCGGTGAATGGAACTTCTTTCATTGGGAGAATAGAGAACAACGGAGCACTTAATGGTGGCAGTACCactacaaagaaagaagagggTAGAGTTTTGATTGATGGAGGAAATGGGAGATTAAAGTCTAGAGTTGAGAAAAAGCAGGTGAAAAATGTTTCTCAAGATTTTGAAGTTCTGTGGGATGATGGATATGGAACCAAGACAGCGAAGGATTATCTTGAAGGAGCCAAGGAGATGAATAGGCTTGATGACGGACCACCTAGGTGGTTTAGCCCCATTGAGAGTGGGCAACCTTTAAAAGATTCTCCAACTCTTCTGTTTTTGCCTG GGCTTGATGGTGTTGGCTTGGGACTTACTTTGCACCATAAAGCTCTGGGAAA GGTATTTGAAGTTTGGTGCCTTCATATTCCAGTCTACAACAGAACACCATTTGAAG GACTGGTGAAATTTGTTGAGGAAACAGTCAGGCTTGAGCATGCCTTGTTCCCAGATAAGCCGATTTATCTAGTCGGAGATTCCTTTGGAGGATGTCTAGCACTTGCTGTTGCTGCCCGTAATCCCAAAATTGACTTTGTAGTGATACTAGCCAATCCAG ctACATCATTCGGCAGATCACAGCTGCAACCATTGCTTCCTGTCTTGGAAGCATTCCCTGAAGGATTACATAATGCAGTTCCCTATCTTCTTAGCTTTGTAATGG GTAATCCATTGAAGATGGCAATGGTTGATGTCGAATATATACTTCCTCCTAGATTAAAAATCGAACAGCTGTCTGGGAATCTTACTGCTTTGCTACCATATCTTTCT GGTTTGGCTGATATTATTCCCAAGGATACTCTTGTTTGGAagttaaaattactaaaatcaGCTGCTGCTTATACCAATTCCCGTCTTCATGCTGTAAAAGCTGAAGTGCTAGTGCTTGCTAG TGGCGCAGATTATATGCTTCCTAGTGCAGATGAAGCTAAGCGTCTTAAAAATTCATTACAGAATTGTATAGTTCGCCACTTCAAAGACAATGGGCATACACTTCTGCTG GAAGATGGCATTAATTTGCTCACTATTATTAAAGGTACTGGCAAATATCGTCGCTCAAGGAGAATTGATTTTGTCTCAGACTTTCTGCCACCTAGCATGTCAGAATTCAAGCGTGGCTTTTATGAAATATCTGG GTTATTACGCTTTGTTACAGGTGCTGCTTTGTTCTCAACTCTGGATGACGGAAGGATAGTGAGAGGTCTTGCTGGGGTTCCAAATAAAGGTCCTGTTATATTAGTTGGTTACCATATGCTGATGGGACTCGAACTTTATTCCCTCTATGAAGAGTTTCTGAGAGAGAAGAACATTGCACTTCGTGGTTTAGCACATCCAATAATATCCAATGGAAGGCTTGAAGAGTTAACTAATGAATTTTCTGTTTCTGATTGGATGCAAGTTATGGGTGCTTTACCTGTTACACCAAGCAATCTTTTCAAATTGCTTTCTACAAAATCACACGTGCTTCTTTATCCTGGGGGTGCACGGGAGGCTCTGCATTACAAG GGTGAACAGTATAAGTTATTTTGGCCTGATCAACCAGAGTTTGTGAGAATGGCTGCGAGGTTTGGAGCCACAATTGTACCATTTGGATCTGTAGGAGAAGATGATATAGCAGAA TTGGCTCTTGACTACAATGATCTAATGAAAATCCCTGTGCTTAATGACTACATAAGAGAGTCCACCCGCAGCGCTATAAGAATCAG GGATCCGAGTCAAGGCGAAGTTGGCAACCAAGAACTGTTTATCCCAGGGCTTTTGCCTAAGGTACCTGGCCGCTTTTACTTTCTGTTCGGGAAGCCCATAGAAACAAAGGGGAAGGAAGAGCTGCTGAAAGACAAAGGTTATGCAAATGAACTTTATTTGCAGGTAAAATCTGAAGTTAAACGCAATATGGACTACTTGTTAAAGAAGAGAGAGACAGACCCTTATAGGAGTATTATTGATAGAACACTATATCGTGCATTATATTCTCCTTTAAATGAAGTTCCAGCATTTGATCCTTGA